The Quercus robur chromosome 7, dhQueRobu3.1, whole genome shotgun sequence genome has a segment encoding these proteins:
- the LOC126691627 gene encoding uncharacterized protein LOC126691627 produces MNPTHLLWRVRLCSALRTILACSMVGCTTLYGPETLQRLLAYPAFSYLTTILIVSDATLGDTLRSFWHAIYATIQVTILSLPSLWLVGPARFTNSLAAVGVALCTFVVALPESTNLMSKRIAFGQIVIVYVGVVIHGAQTGIIKHLIHMASSTALGVVASVLAMFFPYPRLAYNEARKTCQLYAKTASKRLDLLTEAFSAQDNSSALELVSQVKSLSKAGAKFIESIKYNLDGLLWEGPQLRFVTANSMDLGEKLREMEIPIRGMEIAVTSCHSFPIGMVDEELRNVLQGLKEQIGLNLEQAKWSVCFGTTTAPERTGNFSDKFKQNLKTTLVTPEDFPASFFFYCIELLYNLLIAQNPNCIIEIDSMESSSYSEKQAKCPFQKTWNILKLRPTSQQVVFAFKCSVSLGLAVLFGLIYNKENAYWSGLTIAISFVTRRQATFAVANARAQGTAMGSVYGVLCCFIFHKHVVLRLLPLLPWIIFGSLLRHSQMYGQAGGVSANVGALLILGRKDYGPPSEFAIARIAEATIGLICFITVEMLVNPVRAATLAKTKLSTSLGALQECFKDIIFAKQNIRSSNFPTLRERHNKLRSQVKELEKLIAEAKLEPNFWFLSFHGACYNNLLGSLSKMVDLLLIATHTIEFLSRESLIVGVPLEEFQEHINDVLEHFKKEVGSTLKCLEEVTSIKSLAVLEKELQKKNISQPPFSTNGNAFRVPSSEEEVENIAASFFQHSRKVADKIYTSDGEDKLKNETILCLGGLGFSINTLMKETMKITNEVKELVIWENPSSHIDLYEISCKVKALHT; encoded by the exons atgaacccaacccatttacTGTGGCGCGTGCGTCTTTGCTCAGCGTTAAGGACCATTCTAGCTTGCTCCATGGTTGGCTGCACCACCCTCTATGGTCCAGAAACTCTCCAACGCTTACTAGCATATCCAGCTTTCTCTTATTTGACAACTATCTTAATCGTATCAGACGCGACACTTGGTGACACCCTAAGAAGTTTTTGGCATGCTATCTATGCTACAATTCAGGTTACGATTCTTTCTCTACCAAGCTTATGGCTAGTTGGTCCTGCTCGGTTCACTAATAGCTTAGCAGCAGTGGGAGTGGCTCTTTGTACGTTTGTGGTGGCGTTGCCGGAGTCTACAAACTTGATGTCTAAACGAATTGCGTTTGGACAGATTGTGATTGTGTATGTTGGGGTTGTGATTCATGGTGCCCAAACTGGAATCATTAAGCACCTAATTCATATGGCATCAAGTACGGCCCTTGGAGTTGTTGCTTCTGTTCTAGCTATGTTCTTTCCATATCCTCGGCTAGCCTATAACGAG GCGAGGAAAACGTGTCAGTTATATGCCAAAACTGCTTCAAAAAGATTAGATCTCTTAACGGAGGCCTTCTCTGCTCAAGATAACTCAAGTGCACTCGAGTTAGTCTCCCAAGTAAAGTCCCTTTCTAAAGCAGGAGCCAAGTTTATTGAAAGCATCAAATATAATCTG GACGGCCTGCTGTGGGAGGGACCTCAGTTGCGTTTTGTAACAGCCAATTCCATGGACCTTggagaaaaattgagagaaatggAAATACCAATAAGAGGGATGGAAATTGCAGTAACTTCTTGCCATTCCTTCCCTATTGGCATGGTAGATGAGGAGCTCAGAAATGTCTTACAAGGTTTAAAAGAACAAATAGGCTTAAACCTAGAGCAAGCCAAGTGGTCTGTGTGTTTTGGTACGACAACAGCTCCAGAAAGAACAGGAAATTTTTCAGATAAATTCAAGCAGAACCTTAAGACCACTTTGGTAACCCCTGAAGATTTTCCAGcttcattcttcttctattGCATAGAACTCCTATATAACTTACTCATTGCTCAAAATCCTAATTGCATTATAGAAATTGACTCTATGGAGTCGTCAAGTTATTCAGAAAAACAAGCCAAATGTCCCTTCCAAAAGACCTGGAACATTCTGAAATTAAGACCAACTAGCCAGCAAGTGGTTTTTGCATTCAAGTGCTCAGTTTCTTTGGGTCTCGCTGTGTTATTTGGTTTGATATATAACAAAGAAAATGCATACTGGTCAGGTCTCACAATTGCCATTAGTTTTGTAACAAGACGACAGGCAACATTTGCGGTTGCTAATGCTCGGGCACAAGGGACAGCAATGGGATCGGTGTATGGAGTCCTGTGTTGCTTTATATTCCATAAGCATGTGGTTTTACGGCTTTTACCTCTTCTTCCTTGGATTATTTTTGGCAGTTTACTAAGACATAGCCAGATGTATGGTCAAGCTGGTGGGGTTTCAGCAAATGTAGGAGCATTATTAATCTTGGGTAGGAAAGATTATGGCCCTCCTAGCGAGTTTGCAATTGCCAGAATCGCTGAGGCTACAATCGGGTTAATTTGTTTCATCACAGTGGAAATGCTTGTGAACCCGGTTCGAGCAGCAACTCTGGCCAAAACTAAACTGTCCACAAGCTTAGGTGCCCTTCAAGAATGCTTCAAAgacataatttttgccaaacagaacATTCGCTCTTCAAATTTTCCCACATTGAGGGAAAGGCATAACAAGCTACGATCCCAAGTCAAGGAATTAGAAAAGTTGATTGCAGAAGCAAAGTTGGAACCAAATTTCTGGTTCTTGTCATTCCATGGTGCTTGCTACAATAACCTCCTAGGATCTTTGTCAAAAATGGTAGATCTATTACTCATTGCAACTCATACAATTGAATTTCTCTCACGAGAATCACTGATAGTTGGAGTTCCTTTGGAAGAGTTCCAAGAACATATCAATGATGTTTTAGAGCATTTCAAGAAAGAAGTTGGCTCTACATTGAAATGCTTGGAAGAGGTGACTTCAATCAAGTCTCTAGCAGTACTTGAAAAAGAGttgcaaaagaaaaacatatcGCAGCCCCCCTTTTCAACAAATGGGAATGCATTCAGGGTTCCAAGTTCAGAAGAAGAGGTTGAGAACATTGCAGCCTCTTTTTTCCAACATTCAAGAAAAGTGGCTGACAAAATTTATACCAGTGATGGtgaggacaagcttaaaaatgaAACAATTCTTTGTCTAGGTGGGCTGGGGTTCAGCATCAATACTTTGATGAAAGAaacaatgaagatcacgaaTGAAGTAAAAGAACTAGTCATATGGGAAAATCCTTCAAGCCACATAGATTTGTATGAAATTTCTTGTAAAGTTAAAGCCCTGCATACATAA
- the LOC126691628 gene encoding dolichyl-diphosphooligosaccharide--protein glycosyltransferase subunit 4A, with product MIDDQDLGFFANFLGVFIFVLVIAYHYVVADPKYEGN from the coding sequence ATGATCGACGATCAGGACCTCGGCTTCTTTGCCAATTTCCTTGGAGTGTTCATTTTCGTACTGGTGATAGCATATCATTACGTGGTGGCTGACCCGAAATATGAAGGCAACTAA